A genome region from Schaalia sp. 19OD2882 includes the following:
- a CDS encoding PadR family transcriptional regulator, whose translation MSVRNALLALVCQQPSGVYRLKQMFEEQTCGAWPLNIGQVYQTMQRLERDGFVSSHGETNSGRDSEVFELTAEGRRELDEWWSTPVLRERPDRDELVMKLAVVAADPTVDVTAMIQAQRRASVQTLRDLTRLKASADDSELAWKLILERHVFELEAELNWLDHVESGAVAEVARRAAFARAKGRRVAETREVAGVK comes from the coding sequence ATGTCCGTCCGTAATGCCCTGCTCGCCCTCGTTTGTCAGCAGCCGTCAGGCGTCTACCGCCTCAAGCAAATGTTCGAGGAGCAGACCTGCGGGGCATGGCCACTGAACATCGGACAGGTCTACCAGACGATGCAGCGCCTGGAGCGCGACGGATTCGTCAGCTCCCATGGAGAGACCAATTCCGGACGTGACTCCGAAGTCTTCGAACTCACCGCCGAAGGGCGTCGCGAACTGGATGAGTGGTGGTCGACGCCGGTCCTGCGCGAGCGCCCCGACCGTGACGAGCTGGTCATGAAGCTGGCCGTGGTGGCCGCCGACCCGACGGTGGACGTCACCGCCATGATCCAGGCCCAGCGTCGCGCCAGCGTCCAGACCCTGCGCGACCTCACCAGGCTCAAGGCCTCCGCCGACGACTCCGAACTTGCGTGGAAGCTCATCCTGGAACGCCACGTCTTCGAACTCGAGGCCGAACTCAACTGGCTCGACCACGTCGAGTCCGGCGCAGTGGCCGAAGTCGCCCGCCGCGCGGCATTCGCCCGCGCCAAGGGTCGCCGTGTGGCCGAGACTCGTGAAGTTGCCGGGGTGAAATGA
- a CDS encoding ABC transporter ATP-binding protein, which produces MSTRWVEVLMVLALQVAATVAALELPGLNARIIDEGVAKADTETIWRLGVWMLLLTLGQAVATAIAVFLGSRISMGMGAWLRHRIFTHAQEFSAQDMRHFGAASLVTRSTNDVQQVQMVVLMAFAIMVQAPIMGIGGLFMAVRQDAKLSLLFLVMIPVLALLIGILMRFLGPQFALQQTRIDQMNTVLREELTGVRVVRAFVRQPFMAQRYTDANDALKKVAMTIGALFALMFPLVGLVISASNIAVIWYGGHLIDTGDMEVGSLFAFINYVGMIFMAVMMSSMIFIMVPRAAIAATRVGEVIDHEPSVRTPASPVVPQDATSGPSAPDKNGRGRWTFSFEDMSLQYPGAEDPVLSGIDLTLTPGTTTAVIGSTGSGKTTLVNLLPRLMDPTGGQVLANGVPVDAIDLDLLRSRIAMVPQKTHLFSGTIASNVSGVEHPDAVQRERVAWALRGARASEFVDRLDLGIDSPVEPGGKNFSGGQRQRLSIARALYRDADLYIFDDSFSALDAATDAALRRSLHEYTGRAAVLVVAQRVASIKDATTIIVLEDGRIVGRGSHALLLGTCNTYREIVASQKKQEDAA; this is translated from the coding sequence ATGAGCACCCGCTGGGTCGAGGTCCTCATGGTCCTCGCCCTGCAGGTGGCAGCCACTGTGGCCGCCCTCGAGCTGCCCGGTCTCAACGCCCGCATCATCGACGAGGGCGTCGCCAAGGCCGACACCGAGACCATCTGGCGGCTCGGAGTGTGGATGCTGCTGCTCACCCTGGGTCAGGCCGTGGCCACCGCCATCGCCGTGTTCCTGGGTTCGCGCATCTCGATGGGCATGGGCGCATGGCTGCGACACAGGATCTTCACCCACGCCCAGGAATTCTCCGCACAGGACATGCGCCACTTCGGCGCAGCCTCATTGGTGACACGTTCGACCAATGACGTCCAACAGGTCCAGATGGTGGTCCTCATGGCTTTTGCCATCATGGTCCAGGCACCCATCATGGGCATTGGCGGACTTTTCATGGCCGTACGCCAGGACGCGAAACTCTCCCTGCTGTTCCTCGTGATGATTCCCGTTCTGGCCCTACTCATCGGAATCCTCATGCGATTCCTGGGCCCGCAGTTCGCCCTGCAGCAGACACGCATCGACCAGATGAACACGGTCCTGCGTGAGGAACTCACGGGCGTGCGCGTCGTGCGCGCATTCGTGCGTCAACCCTTCATGGCCCAGCGCTACACCGACGCCAACGACGCCCTGAAGAAGGTCGCAATGACCATCGGCGCCCTCTTTGCCCTCATGTTCCCCCTGGTGGGACTGGTGATCTCCGCCTCCAACATCGCGGTCATCTGGTACGGCGGGCACCTCATCGACACCGGCGACATGGAAGTCGGCTCCCTCTTCGCCTTCATCAACTACGTCGGCATGATCTTCATGGCGGTGATGATGTCGTCGATGATCTTCATCATGGTGCCGCGCGCGGCCATTGCGGCCACCCGCGTGGGTGAGGTCATCGACCACGAACCCTCCGTCCGCACCCCGGCCTCGCCGGTGGTCCCCCAGGACGCCACCTCGGGCCCGAGCGCCCCGGACAAGAACGGACGAGGGCGGTGGACCTTCTCCTTCGAGGACATGTCCCTGCAGTACCCGGGGGCCGAGGACCCGGTGCTCTCCGGCATCGACCTGACCCTGACCCCCGGCACCACCACGGCCGTCATCGGCTCGACCGGGTCCGGCAAGACCACGCTGGTGAATCTGCTGCCGCGCCTCATGGACCCCACAGGCGGGCAGGTGCTGGCCAACGGGGTTCCGGTGGACGCCATCGACCTGGACCTTCTGCGCTCGCGGATCGCCATGGTCCCCCAGAAGACGCACCTGTTCTCCGGGACGATCGCCTCGAACGTGTCCGGGGTCGAACACCCCGACGCGGTCCAACGCGAGCGCGTGGCGTGGGCGCTGCGCGGGGCCCGGGCCAGCGAATTCGTCGACCGTCTCGACCTGGGCATCGATTCACCCGTGGAACCGGGCGGCAAGAACTTCTCCGGCGGCCAGCGTCAGCGCCTGTCCATCGCGCGCGCCCTGTACCGTGACGCGGACCTGTACATCTTCGACGACTCCTTTTCGGCCCTGGACGCGGCCACCGACGCGGCCCTGCGCCGCTCGCTGCACGAATACACGGGACGGGCGGCCGTCCTCGTCGTCGCCCAGAGGGTCGCCTCCATCAAGGACGCCACGACGATCATCGTCCTGGAGGACGGGCGGATCGTGGGACGCGGCTCGCACGCACTGCTGCTCGGCACCTGCAACACCTACCGAGAGATCGTCGCCTCCCAGAAGAAGCAGGAGGACGCAGCATGA
- a CDS encoding ABC transporter ATP-binding protein: MSGGPHGRGAGIDPTQRSANFVPTLRRLVGELGPEKWRVGLGLVFTAAAVVLSVLAPKVLGKGTDLIFEGVIGRVIEQFPSKQAAVEAMKAAGQDEMATMLAAMNVTPGAGIDFAALGRIVLIVIALYLGSALLSWITGMVLRTAVQNTGWRLRDKVHRKIESLPLSYLDRSSRGDLMSRVSNDVDNVTQVLNQTLSQFFQSILTVLGILGMMASMSLGLTGLAMVVLPVGMVVVGVLMSRAQPQFKAQWKSTGDVSGVVEEAMSGHTVAALYGLEKRFTDDFNRSNTELYESSFRAQFVSNLVMPIMNMVSSASYVIVAVGGGLMVAQGAMSLGDVQAFIQYSRQFTQPLGSLASMANMLQSGAASAERIFEFLDAPEMDEDTGTATVAQPVRGRIVFDHVHFSYVPGEPVIKDLSLTVEPGQMVAIIGPTGAGKTTLVNLLMRFYELESGSITIDGVDIRDMSRDELRGHMGMVLQDTWLFDGTIEQNIAFGRDGATHEQVVEAAKATAVDRLVRQLPEGYETMVGDESDALSAGERQLVTIARAFISEPDLLILDEATSSVDTRTEVLVQRAMDRLRHGRTAFVIAHRLSTIRDADLILVMEEGDVVETGRHEDLLALDGAYARLYRASV; this comes from the coding sequence ATGAGCGGCGGACCCCACGGCCGTGGAGCCGGAATCGACCCCACCCAGCGTTCGGCGAACTTCGTGCCGACCCTGCGCCGCCTCGTCGGCGAGCTGGGCCCCGAGAAGTGGCGGGTGGGTCTTGGCCTGGTCTTCACCGCTGCGGCGGTGGTCCTGTCCGTCCTGGCCCCCAAGGTCCTGGGCAAGGGCACCGACCTCATCTTCGAGGGCGTCATCGGTCGCGTCATCGAGCAGTTCCCGTCCAAGCAGGCGGCCGTGGAAGCCATGAAGGCGGCCGGCCAGGACGAGATGGCCACGATGCTCGCAGCCATGAACGTCACCCCCGGTGCCGGCATCGACTTCGCCGCCCTGGGGAGGATCGTCCTCATCGTCATCGCCCTGTACCTCGGGTCGGCGCTGCTCAGCTGGATCACCGGCATGGTGCTGCGCACGGCGGTGCAGAACACCGGGTGGCGTCTGCGCGACAAGGTGCACAGGAAGATCGAGTCCCTGCCCTTGTCGTACTTGGACCGCTCCTCTCGCGGCGACCTCATGTCGCGTGTGTCCAATGACGTCGACAACGTCACCCAGGTCCTCAACCAGACCCTGTCGCAGTTCTTCCAGTCGATCCTCACGGTCCTCGGCATCCTCGGGATGATGGCGTCGATGTCGCTCGGCCTGACCGGCTTGGCGATGGTCGTCCTACCTGTGGGCATGGTGGTCGTCGGCGTACTCATGTCGCGTGCGCAGCCGCAGTTCAAGGCCCAGTGGAAGTCGACCGGCGACGTGTCGGGCGTGGTGGAGGAAGCCATGTCCGGGCACACCGTGGCCGCCCTGTACGGGTTGGAGAAGCGCTTCACCGACGACTTCAACCGTTCCAACACGGAGCTCTACGAGTCCTCCTTCAGGGCCCAGTTCGTCTCCAACCTGGTGATGCCCATCATGAACATGGTCTCCAGCGCCTCCTACGTCATCGTGGCGGTCGGTGGAGGCCTCATGGTCGCCCAGGGCGCGATGAGCCTGGGTGACGTGCAGGCTTTCATCCAGTACTCGCGCCAGTTCACCCAGCCGCTGGGCTCGCTGGCGTCGATGGCGAACATGTTGCAGTCGGGTGCAGCCAGCGCCGAACGCATCTTCGAGTTCCTCGACGCCCCCGAGATGGACGAGGACACCGGCACGGCCACCGTCGCCCAGCCCGTGCGCGGCCGCATCGTCTTCGACCACGTGCACTTCTCCTACGTGCCGGGGGAACCCGTCATCAAGGACCTGTCCCTGACGGTCGAGCCAGGTCAGATGGTGGCGATCATCGGGCCGACGGGCGCCGGCAAGACGACCCTTGTCAACCTGCTCATGCGTTTCTACGAGTTGGAGTCGGGCAGCATCACCATCGACGGGGTCGACATCCGCGACATGTCGCGCGACGAGTTGCGCGGCCACATGGGCATGGTCCTGCAGGACACGTGGCTCTTCGACGGCACCATCGAGCAGAACATCGCCTTCGGCCGCGACGGCGCCACCCACGAGCAGGTGGTCGAGGCCGCGAAGGCCACCGCCGTGGACCGCCTGGTGCGTCAGCTGCCGGAGGGCTACGAGACGATGGTCGGCGACGAGTCCGACGCCCTGTCGGCCGGCGAGCGTCAGCTGGTGACGATCGCCAGGGCCTTCATCTCCGAGCCGGACCTGCTGATCCTGGACGAGGCGACCTCGTCGGTGGACACCCGCACCGAGGTCCTGGTCCAGCGGGCAATGGACCGCCTGCGTCACGGGCGCACGGCCTTCGTCATCGCCCACCGCCTGTCCACCATCCGTGACGCGGACCTCATCCTGGTCATGGAAGAGGGCGATGTGGTGGAGACGGGCCGCCACGAGGACCTGCTGGCCCTGGACGGGGCGTACGCGCGTCTGTACCGCGCCAGCGTGTGA
- a CDS encoding aldo/keto reductase, whose amino-acid sequence MSADLIPFLPLATGATIPQLGFGTYKVAPEEAFDAVTTALELGYRHVDTAQMYRNEAEVGLAIEASPVPREQVFLTTKLDNANHEADVARRSFERSLEDLRTDHVDLFLIHWPLPTLYGGDFLACWRVLEEFHADGRARAIGVSNFQPSHLEQILAGCDVPPMVNQVEAHPFMANGAVHDFDAAHGILTEAWSPLARGRAVTDPTLGRIGRAHGVSASQVALRWAIQRGDVVFPKSVHRGRQVQNLDVFSFVLSEDEVALVGSLDEGEAGRCGSHPDTMNRL is encoded by the coding sequence ATGAGCGCCGACCTGATTCCCTTCCTTCCGCTGGCCACCGGAGCGACCATCCCGCAGCTGGGTTTCGGCACGTACAAGGTGGCTCCCGAGGAGGCCTTCGACGCGGTCACCACGGCCCTGGAGCTCGGCTACCGGCACGTCGACACGGCGCAGATGTACCGCAACGAGGCCGAGGTGGGCCTGGCCATCGAGGCCTCTCCCGTCCCTCGCGAGCAGGTCTTCCTCACGACGAAGCTCGACAACGCCAATCACGAGGCCGATGTGGCGCGCCGGTCCTTCGAGCGTTCCCTGGAGGACTTGCGCACGGATCACGTCGACCTGTTCCTCATCCACTGGCCGCTGCCCACCTTGTACGGCGGGGACTTCTTGGCGTGTTGGCGGGTGTTGGAGGAGTTCCATGCCGATGGGCGCGCGCGGGCGATCGGCGTGTCGAATTTCCAGCCGAGCCACCTGGAGCAGATCCTGGCCGGCTGCGATGTGCCGCCCATGGTCAACCAGGTCGAGGCGCACCCCTTCATGGCCAATGGCGCGGTCCACGACTTCGACGCCGCCCACGGGATCCTCACCGAGGCGTGGTCGCCTCTGGCCAGGGGCCGGGCGGTCACGGACCCGACATTGGGGCGGATCGGTCGGGCGCACGGGGTCAGTGCCTCGCAGGTGGCGTTGAGGTGGGCGATCCAGCGCGGTGACGTGGTCTTCCCCAAGTCGGTGCACCGTGGACGTCAGGTGCAGAACCTTGACGTCTTCTCCTTCGTCCTGTCCGAGGACGAGGTCGCCCTCGTCGGATCCTTGGACGAGGGCGAGGCGGGTCGCTGCGGCTCCCACCCCGACACGATGAATCGCCTGTGA
- a CDS encoding ACT domain-containing protein, whose product MCAEGAVAAMVIGMPTMSELDQALATLDPTLEGFYAFALVDEVPEGLRPFAVIPDRDEWTVVLDVDQAREKGLPTDEVYAKVSLGLTSALAAVGVTASIAQVLSSRSITANFIASNRTNHLFVQKDRAQEALSLLSELGRSARGWLPQV is encoded by the coding sequence ATGTGCGCCGAGGGCGCAGTGGCGGCTATGGTCATCGGCATGCCGACGATGTCCGAACTCGACCAAGCCCTTGCCACTTTGGATCCCACGCTGGAGGGCTTCTACGCCTTTGCCTTGGTCGACGAGGTGCCGGAAGGGTTGAGACCCTTCGCCGTCATCCCCGACCGGGACGAGTGGACCGTGGTCCTGGACGTGGACCAGGCGCGTGAGAAGGGCCTGCCCACCGACGAGGTCTACGCGAAGGTTTCCCTTGGCCTGACCTCGGCGCTGGCGGCGGTCGGCGTGACCGCGTCCATCGCGCAGGTCCTGTCCTCACGGTCGATCACCGCCAACTTCATCGCCTCGAACAGGACCAACCACCTCTTCGTCCAGAAGGACCGCGCCCAGGAGGCACTGTCCCTTCTCTCCGAGTTGGGTCGAAGCGCCCGCGGCTGGCTGCCGCAGGTCTGA
- a CDS encoding NADH:flavin oxidoreductase/NADH oxidase — MCTYQASSGVDQGAAPASSTEADAAPSTDGAAPSWIGARRSGEGHLGRPTDFHVIHYGSHAMGGVGAVVVEATGVVPEGRISVNCLSLHDDSQIPAFARVADAIHAGGALALVQLVHAGRKGSTVMEYDLGERPARPEEGAWQVPAPSALPFAPGWNVPRALDEAEVAALPQAFAAAARRAVEAGFDGVQIHGAHGYLMHQFLSPASNRREDRWGGDFEGRTRLLREVVRAVRAAVPDGVLAVRLSATDWMQEYPSDGRPGWTLEETCALGVLLVGDGADVLNVSTGGNVADAKVPAGPGYQVFAARAVRAALHEAAAGPGGTAPVPVSAAGLITSPEQAEQIILDGSADIVEVGRPLLSDPMLMLAWRSRMRAGAALGEPAGLPRPYARSSARH, encoded by the coding sequence ATGTGCACCTATCAAGCATCTTCCGGCGTTGACCAGGGCGCGGCACCTGCCTCGTCCACGGAGGCGGATGCGGCCCCGTCCACCGATGGGGCCGCCCCCAGCTGGATCGGCGCCCGCCGCTCGGGGGAGGGCCACCTGGGCCGCCCCACCGACTTCCACGTCATCCACTACGGCTCACACGCCATGGGCGGCGTCGGCGCAGTGGTCGTCGAGGCCACCGGGGTGGTGCCCGAAGGACGAATCTCGGTGAATTGCCTGAGCCTGCACGACGACTCGCAGATCCCCGCCTTTGCCCGCGTGGCCGACGCCATCCACGCGGGCGGCGCCCTGGCCCTGGTCCAGCTGGTCCACGCCGGACGCAAGGGCTCCACAGTCATGGAGTACGACCTGGGGGAGCGTCCCGCACGACCCGAGGAGGGTGCTTGGCAGGTGCCGGCACCCTCCGCCCTCCCCTTCGCACCCGGATGGAACGTCCCGCGCGCCCTGGACGAGGCCGAGGTCGCCGCACTCCCGCAGGCCTTCGCCGCCGCCGCGCGCCGCGCCGTCGAAGCCGGATTCGACGGCGTCCAGATCCACGGGGCCCACGGGTACCTCATGCACCAGTTCCTCTCGCCCGCCTCCAACCGGCGCGAGGACCGGTGGGGCGGCGACTTCGAGGGCCGCACGCGTCTGCTGCGCGAGGTCGTGCGCGCAGTGCGCGCCGCCGTGCCCGACGGGGTGCTGGCCGTGCGTCTGAGCGCCACCGACTGGATGCAGGAGTATCCGAGTGACGGCCGCCCGGGATGGACCCTTGAGGAGACCTGCGCCCTCGGCGTGCTGCTGGTGGGGGACGGGGCGGACGTCCTGAACGTCTCCACCGGCGGCAATGTGGCCGACGCGAAGGTGCCCGCGGGGCCCGGCTACCAGGTCTTCGCCGCGCGGGCCGTGCGTGCCGCCCTGCACGAGGCGGCCGCAGGGCCGGGCGGGACGGCGCCCGTGCCGGTCAGTGCCGCCGGACTCATCACCTCACCGGAGCAGGCCGAACAGATCATCCTTGACGGCAGCGCGGACATCGTCGAGGTCGGGCGGCCCCTGCTCAGCGACCCGATGCTCATGCTCGCGTGGCGCTCGCGGATGCGTGCGGGTGCGGCGCTGGGCGAGCCTGCGGGGCTGCCGCGCCCCTACGCGCGCTCCAGCGCGCGCCACTGA
- a CDS encoding DUF4921 family protein, with protein sequence MSKQRPSADSAIHRLADGTVKQRNLLTGTEVWTVPGRGHRPLQPAGEQPTPIDHTRDGHHCAFCESRYLETPPEKARLVRDADGSWRELTGLPAEHLDDTVAEFRRIPNLFEIVSYNYWLLNHGHVPSEAEHRRMAQYLASSQGYDHVLGVVRARLRASGMDQADFAALSDSDLLRQANGFFSGGHDLIIGRRHFVDGAQDSSQLASSGTLSPEEHHQYTAFTARSMADLYGLDPAVRYVATFQNWLKAAGASFDHLHKQLVAIDDHSVQTQAELDRLRKDPDIYAEILKVAATRKLLVAQNDHAVAMAGFGHRYPTLAVWPLHAPRNPWEVDEEVMRATSDLLHAMHAATGSGVPCNEEWYHRPPDMEVPMRWRILLKWRISTIAGFEGGTRIYLNTLDPWAVHQRVLESLTRMREAGAIAPMRLGEECRVSPDLLRD encoded by the coding sequence ATGTCCAAGCAGCGCCCCTCGGCCGACTCCGCCATCCACAGATTGGCGGATGGAACCGTCAAACAGAGGAATCTGCTGACCGGAACCGAGGTGTGGACCGTGCCCGGGCGCGGACACCGCCCCCTGCAACCCGCCGGCGAGCAGCCGACCCCCATCGATCACACCCGCGACGGTCACCACTGCGCCTTCTGCGAGTCCCGCTACCTGGAGACCCCGCCCGAGAAGGCCCGTCTGGTGCGCGATGCCGACGGCTCGTGGCGCGAACTCACCGGACTGCCCGCCGAGCACTTGGACGACACGGTGGCCGAATTCCGCCGCATCCCGAACCTGTTCGAGATCGTCTCCTACAACTACTGGCTCCTCAACCACGGGCACGTGCCCTCCGAGGCCGAGCACCGCCGCATGGCCCAGTACTTGGCGTCCTCGCAGGGTTATGACCACGTGTTGGGGGTGGTGCGGGCGCGCCTGCGCGCCTCCGGGATGGACCAGGCGGACTTCGCCGCACTGTCGGACTCGGACCTGCTGCGCCAGGCCAACGGGTTCTTCTCCGGCGGGCACGACCTGATCATCGGCAGGCGCCACTTCGTCGACGGCGCCCAGGACTCCTCACAGCTGGCTTCCTCGGGCACCTTGAGCCCCGAGGAGCACCACCAGTACACGGCTTTCACGGCGCGTTCCATGGCCGACCTGTACGGGTTGGACCCTGCGGTGCGCTACGTGGCGACCTTCCAGAACTGGCTGAAGGCCGCCGGGGCCTCCTTCGACCACCTGCACAAGCAGCTTGTGGCCATTGACGACCATTCGGTGCAGACCCAGGCCGAGTTGGATCGTCTGCGCAAGGACCCGGACATCTACGCCGAGATCCTCAAGGTGGCGGCCACCCGGAAACTGCTGGTCGCCCAGAACGACCACGCGGTGGCAATGGCGGGCTTCGGGCACCGTTACCCGACGTTGGCGGTGTGGCCCCTGCACGCCCCGCGCAACCCGTGGGAGGTCGACGAGGAGGTCATGCGCGCCACCTCGGACCTGCTGCACGCCATGCATGCGGCGACAGGCTCCGGGGTGCCCTGCAATGAGGAGTGGTACCACCGTCCGCCTGACATGGAGGTGCCGATGCGCTGGCGGATCCTGCTCAAGTGGCGGATCTCGACGATCGCCGGCTTCGAGGGCGGGACCCGCATCTACCTGAACACCTTGGACCCGTGGGCGGTGCACCAGCGCGTGTTGGAGAGCCTGACCCGGATGCGCGAGGCGGGCGCAATCGCCCCGATGCGCCTGGGCGAGGAGTGCCGGGTCAGCCCCGACCTGTTGCGCGACTGA
- a CDS encoding DUF4235 domain-containing protein: MDIGWKIASTGAVALSALVAGKIVEVAWRGITGTDVPGDDDDTDLIALVAFAAVSAGVVAVAQHYALRRARKWYGPERITAG, from the coding sequence GTGGACATCGGGTGGAAGATCGCCAGCACCGGCGCAGTCGCGTTGTCGGCCCTGGTCGCCGGGAAGATCGTCGAGGTCGCCTGGCGTGGCATCACGGGCACCGACGTGCCCGGCGACGATGACGACACCGACCTCATCGCCTTGGTGGCTTTCGCCGCCGTGTCCGCGGGTGTGGTGGCCGTGGCGCAACACTATGCGCTGCGCCGGGCACGCAAGTGGTACGGCCCGGAGCGCATCACCGCGGGCTGA
- a CDS encoding sterol carrier family protein produces MARRRVSDQEGAAALDQWRRLGRETPRAPLFTAVRWTLEEIGALHPGRAVEVRVPPAGAVQILTGTSHRRGTPPAVVETDPHTWLQLATGVLTWDEAVTANAVAASGERTDLSAHLPLL; encoded by the coding sequence GTGGCCAGAAGACGAGTCAGTGACCAGGAGGGCGCCGCAGCCCTGGACCAGTGGAGACGCCTGGGGCGCGAGACCCCGCGCGCTCCGCTCTTCACGGCCGTGCGGTGGACTCTTGAAGAAATCGGCGCCCTGCATCCAGGACGTGCGGTCGAAGTGCGTGTGCCGCCTGCGGGCGCCGTCCAGATCCTCACCGGTACCAGCCACCGCCGCGGAACACCGCCCGCCGTGGTCGAGACCGACCCTCACACATGGCTGCAACTGGCCACCGGCGTGCTCACCTGGGACGAGGCCGTCACCGCCAACGCGGTGGCCGCCTCGGGCGAGCGGACCGACCTGTCGGCCCACCTTCCGCTCCTGTGA